The DNA region ATATTGAAATTTATGAATTGAAACTAAGAATCACACACACAAAACCATCATACGTGTGCTTTGAATCCTGAGTTTTACACGATTTTTCTTGCAGTCAATTGATCGAAACTCAAGGTTTAAAGACAGtctttttaaagaagaaaaacagaCTGCTCTAAGAAGGATACATATAGGTAATGGTGTGACTCTCATAGCTCAAGAAGATCTTTTCCCCATTGGATATCATCATAATTGGTTTCTTAAACCCGTCATCCTCCGGAGCAATGATCTGAATAAGCCCGCCTTCTGGAGAAACCTGGTGGATGTTGTTGGAGTAATGTCCAGCCACGTAAACATTTCCGCGCTGATCAACGGCCATTCCCATGGGAACTCGCAAATTTTTGTGTGAATATCGGAAAATACTTCCCCCGTCCGTAGTAATGCAGTACAGCCCTCCCCGGAAGTCGGAGTCTGTGTAGTAAACGCGATTGTGGTCAGCGGCGCAGATGTACTTGACTCGCTCACCTTCGACTTTCATGGATGTTACCAAAGTCAGGCGATTTTCGGCATCAAGTTCCCACATATCTATAGACTTCATGCAAGCGACGAGGAGTTTGCCGTCCACAAAGGTAATGCCAAAACATTGATCCACTGACTTAAAGTGGAAACGATCCATGATACTCAAGGACCTAGGTCCCACTTCCAGCAGCTGAATAGTTTTCATTACTGGTAGGGTGACAGCAATCATATAGTTACCCTTTCTGTCCGGAAGAAGGGTGGCATCAAAGGGGTTTCCATACATGGGACATACTTGAGTATCAATCCTGTGTCCGGACTCGGAATACCCTCGGACTTCTCGGCCTTTATTGTCTACCAAGACTAGGTTTTTGTTCATCGCAAAGCCGCCTGATATGAAGCTACTTTGGTATTTGAGCGCCAAGAAGTTGTGTCTTTTTTCTGACATTCGAATTGGTAACCTAGGAGACAACTGCAAGTGGTCGATTGTTCTGTCAGAGTGTAATGTCGTGTGTTTCGCATCAACTATCCCCAGATTTGGCATTTTTGAAACAAGGTCTGTCTCTTTGATCTCATATTGTGTTCTCACGATTTTTCCAGCTCTGTGTTGCATGTTTTCCTCCAATAATTGGCACTGCTGTCTAATTTTTGCCCCTTCAGTAAGGACTGCGAGTGGCGGAATGTTCTTTGTAGCAGCATCCAGTAGATCTTTATAATAGTTAATGTTCTGAAGTTTCTGTTCGAACACCTCAATATCCTGTTGAATATGATTGATCTCTCTTTCATGAAGTTCGTCAAATTCTTCTTTGAGTGCCTTTTCTAGATTGTCCACGTGCTCGATCACTTTTGTTCGAAATGTTTGGATTACCTTTTCTTCTTCAACTTTGTGGGAAGCAAGATCGGCGACAGCCTTCTTCCTTTCTGTGACTATTTTCTCGGCGTTGCTGCTCATGGTTTCCAGTTGAGACACAAGCACAGTTAGCTCTTGCTTTTTTCTCATGACCTCGATAGCTCTGTCAATCGGTAGAAACGAAGTGCATTGAGAATGGGTACCCGTCTTGCATTTACCACAGCAGGCCGTTTGATGCTCCATACAGAATTTCGTCACCTCCTCGCGTGGATGGTCAATGCAAAGAATCTTTCTTTGCATTGTAAACGGGTTATTCTCAGCTTCAGTAATTGGGATAACAAGATGTCGATTCGAAGATTGTATTGAGGCGTGATTTTCGACACATTCGTCACAAAGAGCTTCGGCGCATTCCGAGCACCATGACTTTGCCGTGGACGTTTTCTTTCGACGCTTACATGGCTTGCATGTCTTGGTCTTCAGTTGGCGCTTCATAACATGCGACAGAAGCAGGTTGTTGATCGGAAGTTTGGCCACAATTTTCTCTGGATCCGTGTCGGCAGATTCCGGGGCAGGGACGGAACATGTCGGACACTTGACCTGGGCACTCTCGTCTGACTGCTTGGACGCTTTGGCGTGGATATTCAAACATGCTTCACAGAAAGTATGGAGACACGGAAAATGTTTTGGAGTCGTCAGTTCCCTGTTACAAATTTTACAGATCACGAGATCTTCACTTACTTCATCGTCACCACCAAGTGAAGTGGTTGGGCGTGTTCGAGCAGATAACTGGGTCCCCTGACGTGTAGTGGCGGATATTCCTGCCATGTTCAAAGTTTTAGTCTTCGCAAAGTTTAACGTTGAAAAATATCCGTTATGAACTCCTAGTTTATAAATCCATCTGCTTTCGTCCTGTACTCTTGTTGAATATCCTGCCAGCTATAAGCTCACACTCCatgcaaatgttttatttaaaaatttgcatGATTAACTTCATTAATCTGTAATGAATCTACCGCATTTCTGAATACCTAAAATATCACATAGCCCTCCCATGATCAGATATCTTGCCTCCTAAGTGCCCGTGCTTTAAACCTTATCTTAAGATGTATCCCCTGTCTTATACTCTGACAATCtcaattgttttttaaacaatttatctCAAATGTTACAATGAAGTTTAAAAGTCGGTACAtttaaattgttcaataaaTTAGAATCAAACGTATAACGGACGTGATGTCGCTTTGGGATTGCGATAAACGTTGACAACAGTAACAGTCTAACATGCAAACACGAAACGAAAAAATAACGTTGAGAATGACCAAATTCTGAATTTGGTCATTTACATCATCGACCATAGCAAAGCATATTTATCATtaccataggcgtcggaaccgggaggggggggggggggggctaggggggcttagccccccacttttatttgcaaagttagaccaaaccattaggcacatagcatcatagagggttcagccccccccccccttttttctcgcaggaaacataattgttcctaaatttactttgaaaaaattgaaatattgagaagttagagtcataggcatactagcccccccccctccccccggattaggaatttcatgatttgggggggggggaacatTTTGGGGAaggtaagaaattttttttttggaactataagaatactccccccccccctcccccccccccccccccggattaggatttaggattttaatgattttgggaATAAGGGTTTTTGGGGTGttcttttttttgcttgtcaatatttctgaggattagtctatagcccccccccccccccccactttcaatttgcttccgacgccagtgactACACTGGTAGCAGGGTATTCTACAATAGAATCAAAAACTTGTATGTTagtctttttaaagattttgtatgcatgtacatatcTTTACATGTGTCAATCTTCTTTTAATTTCCCATtttttgatagtttaaaaacTGCCAATTCTAAATGGAAGgagatttaataatatttattttagaaaactattttgcatttcatgtacattaatacaGATAAATCGTTTATGTGGGAGTTATTATCATTGATATCTAATGAtagtatatgtacatatgattaaattatttaacaCATTATTAAATGTGCATGTACTTATGTCTTCTTAACATCACTTACGGTAGATTTGATGTGATAACAAGTGAGGATGTGTTGAAAAACAACAAACCTTTTGTAATTTACTGCATCAACTGAGTGATTCCAAAAACTGTAATCTTACATGtgtcttctttttttacatGCCAATACTCACATCTGTATTTATGATTGTTTTCTattgttttaattgatttgTACTTCTTAACCCAAATGGATgataatagaaccattttaacgagaccttggactttcggttggacgtagctatatatctatttcttgcgtcaatacaagttaaaaatgacgcggtttcaagcgaaatatacaccgattgcgtagtcttagctcaaaagcaagacaaatcttgttaatttcaaagagccatggctgagtgcccagcaatgaaatagacaggcctacgtcacgttgttgtttgacacaactacccaaattccaagctcttgttagaaccattttaacaagaccttggactttcaacAGGACGtgactatctatttcttgcgtcaaaacaagtaaaCAATGACACTGATTTCAAACGATTTTTACACCGACttcgtagtcttagctcaaaagacAGAtgaatcttgttgatttcaaagagccatggctgtaTGGCcagaaatgaaataaacaggcctaagtcacaatgctgtttgacacaactacccaaagtccaagctcttgttaaaatggttctaatatggTTCTATAATATTTCGTCATAATTAAGGACACGCTTTTTAAAACGTGATATATACGATAAATCATAAATCTACAGTAGATATAAGCCTACTCTCCAGAATTTGAAAACGATTTTTTCCacttaaaataaagaaaccatgtGTTGATAATGCAAGGTCAATCTAATCAAAATTAGACTTGTAATTCCGCTCCTCTACGATACGCTATACAAGTATAGCGTATCGTAGAGGAGCGGAattacaagtctaattttaattagattgatgCAAGGTTGAATGGCAGTTCaatttgtacagtacatgtacgtTTATTGTTCTTCAAAAGAATTCATTATGCTATATTTATGATCCTAGTGCTCGGGCAAAATCCTCATAATTAGTATTAAAACAAACTGCCcgacaggtacatgtaccttttatcctattatataatataattcttCAAGTGAAGTTAAAGTTGGAAAATCTGCTCATTTATAATACtcgttttataaattatcaaagCTTTTAATTTAGACTTGTTACAAAAAAATCCAGGTGTAATCTTATTTGTTCACCTACAGACTGCAAGTTCAGTCCTATAACGGTAAGATCATATCATGAAGTGATTCTGATAGGGTAACTATAGCTATCGCTTTCGGTAGCGATAGCTTATCAGAACAGCTGAATTATCAGGTTGGGGTTAATTCGCATATTTGTGTTTATAAGTATATAGTTTTACTGATTATGAAGAGCTTTTTGGTGGTTCCGCTATCACAGAACATAAAAGGTaaagaatagaaaaaaattacatacgaATGCATGTGCCATAAGAATGCGActaattttatgtacgacttatCATTTACTTTGGAGATggataaaaacaacaaaaccatGTGGGTGCAAGTTTAGATCCTTTTTCATTGCGTCATGAGTCTTTTTCATTActtcgtgtttcttgattgataATTAAGAGAGTTGGCTATGTTATTTCGCCAGAAAATATTGAAGTGTTGTAGATATTTTGCAACAAACTCAAATTTTCAGATGATGGCTGCAACAAACAGATCAGGATCTACCAACAGTTGGCAAAGAAAAAACGGATTCGAGAGGGAAAGGGTTCCTAGGCCTTTTGTTATTGGTGTTGCAGGGGGAACTGCCTCAGGAAAAgtaaaaaatcatacatgtaaacGTTGGAAACTTCTTCTTAGAAATAATTCTATCAGTCAACAAACAAAACATTGGAAACAAATAAGGACAATATTGTTAAGGTTATTGCATCCTAGTTCAAAATGGTTCTTATCTGgagacaattttcaaaatattttatgttgttATTGAGCTCTCATTTAGGTGGGCCCTATAGAAAATGCTCATCTTCATAtgaatatcattaaaaatatcaaatcaaatgtTGAAGATTGAATTTGCACTGAAATAGCAAAGTATCGTTTAACCCCTTGACTCTGTTACTAACCTAACTCGGTAACTTTCATGAAACTGTGTCTGCACCATTTGTAAATGAATAAATGCAATTGTGACACCGGTTTCTActtgcaatatttattttatttattttataatatgagAAATCAGATAGAGCCTTTTCACTGGTGCTCTAGATTATTGATATCTCCAACATCTAAggatgcattaaaaaattaagtttaaatcAGCTTTTACCCCTACATCTGCATTCTTCAGAGCTCCATGTAATTGTACTAATGTGCTTTGTGCCGCACATTTTTTCTCTGTATGTctttctctgtctgtctgtctgtctgtttgtctatttgtctctctctctctctctcaagcttgtttacttttatttagTCATCAGTATGTGCCAAAATAATGCAGCAGCTTGGCCAGGATGATGTTGATCACAAACAGCGACAAGTGGTCATCATCAACCAAGACACGTTTTACCGCCCCCTCTCAGAGGAAGAGAACGCAAAGGCCCTAAAGGGGGAGTTCAACTTTGATCATCCAGGTACATACGCACATAACTATGGGACATTTGTGATATATTTATTGTGTTGTACTAGTTACTaaaccagtacatgtattgccATATTTAGTTCTTTATAACTTTAATTAATACTGTGGGTCCCAATAAATGTAATCCAACTGATTTGATTACTTATCTAATATTAGAACTAAGATGTGAAAGCACTTATCAACAGGACTTAGTGTACACTTAGAAAGGTTTGATTCTTTCTGTATTGAAAACAGTAACATGTACTGCTTAAGAACTACTGCTCCTGCCCAAATGTtggtaaatatgattttatgcCTATTTAATATGCATGTActtctgcttttttttttttaaattcagaacaTATTAAGtacaaaaatttacatacaacTTACTTATGTTAATAGAGAAATATAGGCTTAATTCCCCTGGGAAAGTCCAGACACTGACAGATTTTGTTCTGTTGATGATATATATCATATGGTGAGCTAGATAATGCCTTGTATAACTTTTAGCATTAAACTAACAAGAAAATCAGGATGCATCCTGTCTGCATAATCCTCATTATTTGGTTGATTCATTTCATTTGGTAtttacgagggtcaatcaaaaaatacgaagacttttgtcatagctgtgttacttaacgtcatatcattactaaatttggtagacataatttagcaatagtttcaaacaatttgcaagaaaaaaaaaattaataaattccttaatttctaagaattatttagaatctaatcctgcaaaaatgaggtcacggcgcacggtcaaaatttgttttctgtcaacaataaatcatatataatgttgaaagtaatatctctatagaTTGggcttaaaatcaaaaaatattgaaatctcaaattaagtatagtcatggtattttatgttccaaataatgacgagatatattgttttgtcaaaCAGATAtgagtaactaaagacagaaagtcctctttaaaattgactaaaaacatcaacgtcgccggacgtcacggcgcaacgagaagtacaaacaaaatggatttaactcaggaaaaagccgatacaagctatgaaaatgctcaatggtgcaaaaaataagtcaacaattatttgcaagtttgtgtttatttgtaatgaattttgtgggggtggtggtaattgtattttgattataaaacagtctgaaagagagtagaatatctgtaaatatttggtaaaaaaaagtaACGTCAACcaacgttcagggttatccttactgtaaactaatagatacacggttagaaaatgaatactttgaagaactaacttatgattctcaaacagatgtgtgcaaataagatgttaagtggttcagtgccattttaaattatCAGGAGAAAGAAACAAGAGACTAAGCCTGTTATAAAGATGgagtatatctataaactgtgcgtgtttaatcttgacgttatgttttgaacgttaccgtgcgccgtggtgactaaatatgttgtttataaaaaggggtaacaaaaataccgtttcatcaaatggactaaaacttcgcatatcaataacataagtgtaggtgcacagattaatctgttaggtatgactttcatgaaaaatatatgatagacagccacattgtcttcgtattttttgattgaccctcgtatttacatatatttacataagtATTAAGGAGGCATGGTGGTCAGCAAATTAGCCATCAGGTTTGTCTTAAACTTTGACATATGCTATTTTTGGGCCATAAACTTACATTTATATAGTAAagaaaatccaaatatttttagctttaaaatttgatcattttacTATATCTTTAGCTCTTTGTCTTAGGAATACTGAAATACTataaaaatggccatgaccatcaCGCCCTCATGAAATTCTCATTTGATTAGCcttgattattttatattttcagatgCCTTTGATTATGATTTTATGGTGAACACATTAAAAGAGTTGGTTGCTGGAAATGAAGTAAAATTACCACAATATAATTACAAGACGAATGCAAGGTGGgtgtaaaaattaaatgaaacttgTTCAcgtctttgaaaatttttgaaagaaaaatatgaaaaacaaacagAGAAGAAACTAATATTTCACTGGAATTCTCATTATGTACTTTTTTGATGTATGAATAATACTATGTTCAAAgtccaaatgaaaaaaataatttttttattaaatgatgaaATGATGCACTGGTAAAGATACCAATGATAttgtaatggtacatgtatatgatttaataaaaaattgatgtgagaaaatgttaaacagttatttctttaaatgtaaatactgcaataatcattaaaaaaagtttattttatcaGAAGTTTGACATTTGTTTTAGTTTGAGCAATGATTGGTTTATTGTAGAGAGGAGAAGTGGCACACAGTCTATCCTGCTGATGTTGTTCTGTTTGAGGGCATCTTAGTGTTTTACTTCAAAGAACTCAGAGACATGTACCACATGAAGCTATTTGTTGACACAGATCCAGACACCAGATTGGCCAGGAGAGGTATACCTTTATATGATAAATTTGGGAGATGGGATAGGCATGATAATCTTTATCCTGAGTTTCTTAAAACTTAATCAcgaattttattttggttttgaaAATGAACTGAAATTTTTGGTATGTTATGTACATGTTCATTTATTAACACCCCAATCATGTTCACAATATGCATGTGTACATGCACATTCCTGACAAAAACATCCCAGTAAATGGataaaacaatttttggttCATGCCTGTTCAATGAagaataaatagaaattgtatttGTAAAGTTTGTCAGGTTTTTCATGtagtttttaataaagatgagaAGATTGAGGTTTCATGTACAAGTAATGTTACAgtaatcaaatttttattgtataagcaactaagaaaattttacttttaaactaACATAGTATTAATTGACATTCAAAAGGATAAGCATTTGATGATTGTGTAAcgaattagattttaaaatgcataaGCATTTTTCTGACATTTTAATAGTACTGAGGGACACAAAGGAAAGAGGCAGAGATATAGAAAACATTCTACATCAATACACCACTCTAGTCAAACCTGCCTTTGAAGAATTCTGCCTCCCTGTAAGTTGCTCTAGTTTTCCTGAATATCAGACTTACCTGTTAATATATTGGTGTAaagttgaaatacatgtaaatgatttaaATGTAGATCTTAATTATATGAATATCAATTCATACATAATCTATTCTATCCTGGAGAAACATATTGCACAGTATTATTAAGCTTTTTTTCGACCACAAGTTACTTTATaccatatatttatttactttcacAGACAAAGAAATATGCTGATGTTATTATACCCAGAGGAGCTGATAATACAGGTACATATAGATcttttaaacacaaatttcaTAAGTCTTTTTATCAGAtcttggttttaaaataaaatttgtttgtcCTCCTCTGACTGGATGCTGAAACCGTgggttaattttatttctttcccAAGTTATATGAATTCAAAGAATAAGAGAGATGatatttagaatattgatgATAAAAATATCAGTCTCAAACTTTTGTCagtttgttgagaaaaagtggATCAATCGTTTTAAGATGGCTTGAGACTTACGGTACTGTGTTATTAATTACAAGTCAACAGATATATTGATAAGGAgcttaatattaatttgttattctATACATTTCTGAATTGAACAgcatttgtaaagaaattaaaggAATCCAAAAATGCTGCTTGAggctttcaaatattttatgatatgatactCTCTTTACAGTGGCAATTGACTTGATAGTACAACACATTCAAGAACTACTTCGTCCATCAGCAAATAAAATAGGCAACAAAAGACCGCGCTACAATTCAGACTCCTTTGTTGGAAGACCACATTAATATTTGTTAATGCTTACATGTGCATATGTACATAATATGTTTCCATTATAGGTAAATTATGTTGGAATTGATAATTTACTTTTGATTCCttttctttctaaaaaaaattgaaaacaccTCTAtcaaaaaattacaacattgAACTTTTGGGTCAATAGAATTTTTAGGGGGGTAGTTTTGTAGTCCAAACTTACAAAGTCAAGAAATCAGTAATTTTTGTCTcatagttgattaaaaattttgtataGGAAAGGCTTCATTTATAGAAAGATTTGTCAAgccttttaatgttaattttacaaaatttcatCTGCAAAATACTCGTACTAACCAACCTAAAAAGTATTAAAGTGGAATAGGACTTTATAATATATGTTTCTAGCTGGGAGATATCGCACTATTGTTTTATCATTATCTTATTGCAATAAAgaaattatgtttatattttcaacaat from Crassostrea angulata isolate pt1a10 chromosome 7, ASM2561291v2, whole genome shotgun sequence includes:
- the LOC128192449 gene encoding uridine-cytidine kinase 2-like isoform X1, encoding MLFRQKILKCCRYFATNSNFQMMAATNRSGSTNSWQRKNGFERERVPRPFVIGVAGGTASGKSSVCAKIMQQLGQDDVDHKQRQVVIINQDTFYRPLSEEENAKALKGEFNFDHPDAFDYDFMVNTLKELVAGNEVKLPQYNYKTNAREEKWHTVYPADVVLFEGILVFYFKELRDMYHMKLFVDTDPDTRLARRVLRDTKERGRDIENILHQYTTLVKPAFEEFCLPTKKYADVIIPRGADNTVAIDLIVQHIQELLRPSANKIGNKRPRYNSDSFVGRPH
- the LOC128192449 gene encoding uridine-cytidine kinase 2-like isoform X3; translation: MMAATNRSGSTNSWQRKNGFERERVPRPFVIGVAGGTASGKSSVCAKIMQQLGQDDVDHKQRQVVIINQDTFYRPLSEEENAKALKGEFNFDHPDAFDYDFMVNTLKELVAGNEVKLPQYNYKTNAREEKWHTVYPADVVLFEGILVFYFKELRDMYHMKLFVDTDPDTRLARRVLRDTKERGRDIENILHQYTTLVKPAFEEFCLPTKKYADVIIPRGADNTVAIDLIVQHIQELLRPSANKIGNKRPRYNSDSFVGRPH
- the LOC128192447 gene encoding protein PML-like produces the protein MAGISATTRQGTQLSARTRPTTSLGGDDEVSEDLVICKICNRELTTPKHFPCLHTFCEACLNIHAKASKQSDESAQVKCPTCSVPAPESADTDPEKIVAKLPINNLLLSHVMKRQLKTKTCKPCKRRKKTSTAKSWCSECAEALCDECVENHASIQSSNRHLVIPITEAENNPFTMQRKILCIDHPREEVTKFCMEHQTACCGKCKTGTHSQCTSFLPIDRAIEVMRKKQELTVLVSQLETMSSNAEKIVTERKKAVADLASHKVEEEKVIQTFRTKVIEHVDNLEKALKEEFDELHEREINHIQQDIEVFEQKLQNINYYKDLLDAATKNIPPLAVLTEGAKIRQQCQLLEENMQHRAGKIVRTQYEIKETDLVSKMPNLGIVDAKHTTLHSDRTIDHLQLSPRLPIRMSEKRHNFLALKYQSSFISGGFAMNKNLVLVDNKGREVRGYSESGHRIDTQVCPMYGNPFDATLLPDRKGNYMIAVTLPVMKTIQLLEVGPRSLSIMDRFHFKSVDQCFGITFVDGKLLVACMKSIDMWELDAENRLTLVTSMKVEGERVKYICAADHNRVYYTDSDFRGGLYCITTDGGSIFRYSHKNLRVPMGMAVDQRGNVYVAGHYSNNIHQVSPEGGLIQIIAPEDDGFKKPIMMISNGEKIFLSYESHTITYMYPS
- the LOC128192449 gene encoding uridine-cytidine kinase 2-like isoform X2, which translates into the protein MLNLSPESIYILKPCHGEMMAATNRSGSTNSWQRKNGFERERVPRPFVIGVAGGTASGKSSVCAKIMQQLGQDDVDHKQRQVVIINQDTFYRPLSEEENAKALKGEFNFDHPDAFDYDFMVNTLKELVAGNEVKLPQYNYKTNAREEKWHTVYPADVVLFEGILVFYFKELRDMYHMKLFVDTDPDTRLARRVLRDTKERGRDIENILHQYTTLVKPAFEEFCLPTKKYADVIIPRGADNTVAIDLIVQHIQELLRPSANKIGNKRPRYNSDSFVGRPH